From Streptomyces cyaneogriseus subsp. noncyanogenus, the proteins below share one genomic window:
- a CDS encoding vWA domain-containing protein, with the protein MADFSKPNVPRFSVDVYQNAYLPEGGRAVDAIVTVTATGGGALTAPHPYAPVDGPSAAVVLMVDCSGSMDHPPAKMRNAREATAAAVDALRDGVRFAVIGGTHVATEVYPGGGRLAVAGATTRAQAKLALRRLSAGGGTAIGTWLHRADRLLASADVAIRHGILLTDGRNEHESPEALRAALEMCAGRFTCDARGVGTDWEVKEVTGVASALLGTADIVADPAGLAADFTRMMEKAMGKAVADVSLRLWTPAGTTVTFVKQVAPAVEDLTGRRTEAGPRTGDYPTGSWGGESRDYHVRVEVPPAHIGQEMLAARVSLVVPRPGDSPLPGASGSGAGTVRDPGAQGLIRAVWTDDLAASTSIDPQVAHYTGQAELAQAIRQGIELRKAGDFDGATARLGRAVQLAGASGNADTAKLLAKVVDVVDAATGTVRLKAKVAEADEMTLETRSTKTVRVKK; encoded by the coding sequence ATGGCCGATTTCTCGAAGCCGAACGTGCCGCGGTTCTCGGTGGACGTCTACCAGAACGCGTATCTGCCGGAAGGGGGCCGCGCGGTCGACGCGATCGTCACGGTGACCGCCACCGGGGGCGGCGCGCTCACCGCGCCGCATCCGTACGCGCCCGTTGACGGCCCGTCGGCCGCCGTGGTGCTGATGGTGGACTGCTCGGGGTCGATGGACCACCCGCCGGCCAAGATGCGCAACGCGCGCGAGGCCACGGCCGCCGCCGTCGACGCCCTGCGCGACGGCGTGCGCTTCGCGGTGATCGGCGGCACCCACGTGGCCACGGAGGTCTACCCGGGCGGCGGCCGGCTGGCGGTCGCCGGCGCCACCACCCGCGCGCAGGCCAAGCTGGCGCTGCGCCGGCTGAGCGCGGGCGGCGGCACGGCGATCGGGACGTGGCTGCATCGCGCGGACCGCCTGCTGGCGTCGGCGGACGTCGCCATCCGGCACGGCATCCTGCTCACCGACGGCCGCAACGAGCACGAGTCGCCCGAGGCGCTGCGGGCGGCGCTGGAGATGTGCGCCGGCCGCTTCACCTGCGACGCCCGCGGGGTGGGGACCGACTGGGAAGTGAAAGAAGTCACAGGGGTCGCCTCCGCCCTGCTCGGCACCGCCGACATCGTCGCCGACCCGGCCGGGCTCGCCGCCGACTTCACGCGGATGATGGAGAAGGCCATGGGCAAGGCGGTCGCGGACGTCTCGCTGCGGCTGTGGACCCCGGCCGGGACCACCGTGACCTTCGTCAAACAGGTCGCGCCGGCCGTCGAGGACCTGACCGGCCGCCGTACCGAGGCGGGCCCGCGCACCGGGGACTACCCCACCGGGTCCTGGGGCGGCGAGTCCCGCGACTACCACGTCCGTGTGGAAGTGCCGCCCGCGCACATCGGCCAGGAGATGCTGGCCGCCCGCGTCTCGCTGGTGGTCCCCCGGCCCGGGGACTCCCCCCTTCCGGGCGCGTCCGGGAGCGGGGCGGGCACCGTCCGGGACCCGGGCGCCCAGGGTCTGATCCGGGCCGTGTGGACCGACGACCTCGCCGCCTCCACCTCGATCGACCCCCAGGTCGCCCACTACACCGGGCAGGCCGAACTGGCGCAAGCCATCCGGCAAGGTATCGAACTGCGCAAAGCGGGAGACTTCGACGGCGCAACGGCCAGACTGGGCCGGGCGGTTCAGTTGGCCGGAGCCTCGGGGAACGCGGATACTGCGAAACTGCTTGCGAAGGTGGTGGACGTGGTCGACGCCGCGACCGGTACTGTGCGACTGAAAGCGAAGGTCGCGGAGGCCGACGAGATGACCCTCGAAACCCGGTCGACGAAGACTGTCCGCGTGAAGAAGTGA
- a CDS encoding FHA domain-containing protein, with protein MPTCPNGHQSGSDDWCEVCGHRMAGAVPPPPPPPPPGGGYGFPPPGGPGAQPELCPQCRTPRQGGAPFCEECRWNFLTNTATSYTPAAPRPPAPSPAARFPQPPGPSFGGGDAFEYQSSRPSQVNRPAEPIPPGPPFGDGPSGHGGPQPPSGPPAPHGQDGSGGAAGRPPGFGDPSRPVPPPPGPGASGGAPQAFRQPGPAAGAPQAFQQPGPDRTPPPPSGPSGPPSPHGQPGQPGPAGPPAPPAFPRETGRPQPGGPSFGGGGDDWVISPPSAPGPGGPGAPSGGPPAPGAAQGGGYGYPHPGAVQTPPPPPGPGFPQQPQAPQQPQSPQQPQTPQQQTRPATWTATIGPDREYFMAMMQRSGPEAAGLNLPAYSPEQRRTLTGSQVTIGRRRHSTGDTPDIDLSVPPEDPGVSHQHALLVQQPDGGWAVVDQNSTNGTTVNGSDEPIRPFVPVPLQDGDRVHVGAWTTITIRRD; from the coding sequence ATGCCGACCTGCCCGAACGGACACCAGTCGGGTTCCGACGACTGGTGCGAGGTCTGCGGTCACCGCATGGCCGGTGCCGTACCTCCGCCGCCTCCGCCGCCCCCGCCGGGCGGCGGCTACGGCTTCCCGCCGCCCGGCGGCCCGGGCGCCCAGCCGGAGCTGTGCCCGCAGTGCCGTACGCCCCGCCAGGGCGGGGCGCCGTTCTGCGAGGAGTGCCGGTGGAACTTCCTGACCAACACCGCGACCTCGTACACCCCGGCCGCGCCGCGCCCGCCGGCGCCGAGTCCGGCCGCGCGCTTCCCGCAGCCGCCCGGGCCGTCGTTCGGCGGCGGTGACGCCTTCGAGTACCAGAGCTCCCGGCCCTCGCAGGTGAACCGTCCCGCCGAGCCGATCCCGCCGGGCCCGCCCTTCGGCGACGGCCCCTCGGGCCACGGCGGCCCGCAGCCACCGTCCGGTCCCCCGGCTCCGCACGGGCAGGACGGCTCCGGTGGCGCCGCGGGCCGTCCGCCCGGCTTCGGCGACCCCTCGCGGCCGGTTCCGCCGCCCCCCGGCCCGGGTGCGTCCGGGGGCGCCCCGCAGGCGTTCCGCCAGCCCGGCCCGGCCGCAGGCGCTCCGCAGGCGTTCCAGCAGCCCGGCCCCGACCGGACCCCGCCCCCGCCGTCCGGCCCCTCCGGACCGCCGTCCCCGCACGGACAGCCCGGACAGCCCGGCCCGGCGGGACCCCCCGCCCCGCCCGCGTTCCCGCGGGAGACCGGCCGGCCCCAGCCGGGCGGCCCGTCCTTCGGCGGCGGTGGCGACGACTGGGTGATCTCCCCGCCGTCGGCCCCCGGCCCGGGCGGCCCCGGGGCCCCGTCCGGCGGCCCCCCGGCGCCCGGCGCCGCTCAGGGCGGCGGCTACGGCTATCCGCACCCCGGCGCCGTCCAGACCCCGCCCCCGCCGCCGGGCCCCGGCTTCCCGCAGCAGCCCCAGGCGCCGCAGCAACCCCAGAGCCCGCAGCAGCCGCAGACGCCGCAGCAGCAGACGCGGCCCGCGACCTGGACGGCGACCATCGGCCCGGACCGCGAGTACTTCATGGCGATGATGCAGCGCTCCGGTCCCGAGGCCGCCGGCCTGAACCTGCCCGCCTACTCGCCCGAGCAGCGGCGCACGCTCACCGGCAGCCAGGTCACCATCGGCCGCCGCCGCCACTCCACCGGCGACACCCCCGACATCGACCTGTCGGTGCCGCCGGAGGACCCGGGCGTCTCGCACCAGCACGCGCTCCTGGTGCAGCAGCCCGACGGCGGCTGGGCGGTCGTCGACCAGAACTCCACCAACGGCACCACGGTGAACGGCTCGGACGAGCCCATCCGGCCCTTCGTGCCGGTACCGCTCCAGGACGGCGACCGGGTGCACGTCGGCGCCTGGACGACGATCACCATCCGCCGCGACTAG
- a CDS encoding methyltransferase domain-containing protein, with the protein MGGRAPGEDGHGDGDGGRDLDPGGLAASARAALVREIERSGAWAGDPVWREVFAAVPRHLFVPYYYVVAAGGYERRWGEHPDPAARERWLRGAYEDTPLATRVRDGELLSSSSQPSLMALMLAELKVRDGDRVLEIGAGTGYNAALLAHRLGDDGLVTTVDLDPEITESARRHLDAAGYHPVVVTGDGARGVPGRAPFDRIIATCAPAAVPPAWLAQCRPGGRILTPLATGLVALTVRDAAHAEGRFLDTPAYFVPLRGGPPVPDPQMPGDLGGVPRRARQDDLFRFLLTLTGGRLDPRAAYALWEREGAPRRERYGVTVRGEESRAWLDDPRGPYAWPLP; encoded by the coding sequence ATGGGCGGGCGCGCTCCCGGCGAGGACGGGCACGGAGACGGGGACGGCGGCCGGGACCTGGACCCGGGCGGCCTCGCCGCGTCCGCGCGGGCGGCGCTGGTGCGCGAGATCGAGCGGAGCGGGGCCTGGGCAGGCGACCCGGTGTGGCGGGAGGTGTTCGCGGCCGTCCCGCGCCACCTCTTCGTGCCGTACTACTACGTCGTGGCCGCGGGCGGTTACGAGCGCCGGTGGGGCGAGCATCCCGACCCGGCCGCGCGCGAACGCTGGCTGCGCGGCGCCTACGAGGACACCCCGCTCGCCACCCGGGTGCGCGACGGCGAGCTGCTCTCCTCCAGCAGCCAGCCCTCGCTGATGGCCCTGATGCTGGCCGAGCTGAAGGTGCGGGACGGCGACCGGGTCCTGGAGATCGGCGCCGGCACCGGCTACAACGCGGCCCTGCTCGCCCACCGGCTCGGCGACGACGGGCTGGTCACCACCGTCGACCTGGACCCGGAGATCACGGAGTCCGCCCGCCGGCACCTGGACGCGGCCGGGTACCACCCGGTCGTCGTCACCGGCGACGGCGCGCGCGGCGTCCCCGGGCGCGCCCCCTTCGACCGGATCATCGCGACCTGCGCGCCGGCGGCCGTCCCGCCCGCCTGGCTCGCCCAGTGCCGCCCGGGCGGCCGGATCCTCACCCCGCTCGCCACCGGCCTGGTCGCGCTCACCGTGCGCGACGCCGCACACGCCGAGGGGCGCTTCCTGGACACCCCCGCCTACTTCGTGCCGCTGCGGGGCGGGCCGCCCGTGCCGGACCCTCAGATGCCGGGTGACCTGGGCGGCGTCCCCCGCAGGGCGCGCCAGGACGACCTGTTCCGGTTCCTGCTGACGCTGACCGGCGGCCGGCTCGACCCGCGGGCGGCCTACGCGCTGTGGGAGCGCGAGGGCGCGCCGCGGCGCGAGCGGTACGGCGTCACCGTCCGCGGCGAGGAGAGCCGGGCCTGGCTGGACGATCCGCGGGGACCGTACGCCTGGCCCCTGCCCTGA
- a CDS encoding globin: protein MDGVNEIRRGTLQEQTFYEQVGGEETFRRLVHRFYQGVAEDPLLRPMYPEEDLGPAEERLTLFLIQYWGGPTTYSENRGHPRLRMRHAPFAVDRAAHDAWLKHMRDAVDELGLSEEHERTLWSYLTYAAASMVNTAG, encoded by the coding sequence ATGGACGGCGTGAATGAGATTCGGCGCGGCACGCTTCAGGAGCAGACCTTTTACGAGCAGGTCGGCGGGGAGGAGACCTTCCGCCGGCTCGTCCACCGCTTCTACCAGGGAGTAGCCGAGGACCCGCTCCTGCGGCCGATGTATCCCGAGGAGGACCTGGGCCCCGCCGAGGAGCGCCTGACGCTGTTCCTGATCCAGTACTGGGGCGGCCCGACGACGTACAGCGAGAACCGCGGCCACCCCCGGCTGCGCATGCGCCACGCCCCCTTCGCCGTCGACCGGGCGGCGCACGACGCCTGGCTGAAGCACATGCGGGACGCCGTCGACGAGCTCGGCCTGTCCGAGGAGCACGAGCGGACGCTGTGGAGCTACCTGACGTACGCCGCGGCGTCGATGGTGAACACGGCGGGCTGA
- a CDS encoding acyl-CoA thioesterase: MRHIYRCPLRWADMDAYGHVNNVVFLRYLEEARIDFLFRPDKEFKQGSVVARHEIDYKRQLVHRHAPVDIELWVTEIRAASFTLAYEVKDGDQIYVRASTVIVPFDFEAQRPRRITAEEREFLQEYMEDDEAEAVAA, from the coding sequence TTGCGGCACATCTACCGCTGCCCGCTGCGCTGGGCGGACATGGACGCGTACGGTCACGTCAACAACGTGGTCTTCCTGCGCTACCTGGAGGAAGCCCGGATCGACTTCCTGTTCCGCCCGGACAAGGAGTTCAAGCAGGGGTCGGTGGTGGCGCGCCACGAGATCGACTACAAGCGGCAGCTCGTGCACCGGCACGCCCCGGTCGACATCGAGCTGTGGGTCACGGAGATCAGGGCCGCGTCCTTCACCCTCGCCTACGAGGTGAAGGACGGCGACCAGATCTACGTCCGGGCCTCCACGGTGATCGTGCCGTTCGACTTCGAGGCGCAGCGGCCCCGCCGGATCACCGCGGAGGAACGGGAGTTCCTCCAGGAGTACATGGAGGACGACGAGGCGGAGGCCGTCGCCGCATGA
- the ettA gene encoding energy-dependent translational throttle protein EttA — protein sequence MAEYIYTMRKARKAHGDKVILDDVSLNFLPGAKIGVVGPNGAGKSTILKIMAGLEQPSNGDAFLAPGYSAGILLQEPPLTEDKTVLENVQEGVAEIKGKLDRFNEIAELMATDYSDALLEEMGKLQEELDHAEAWDLDAQLEQAMDALGCPPGDWPVTNLSGGERRRVALCKLLLEQPDLLLLDEPTNHLDAESVNWLEQHLAKYPGTVVAVTHDRYFLDNVAGWICEVDRGRLHGYEGNYSKYLETKQTRLKVEGQKDAKRQKRLKEELEWVRSNAKGRQAKSKARLARYEEMAAEAEKMRKLDFEEIQIPPGPRLGNVVVEISNLNKAFGEKVLIDDLSFTLPRNGIVGVIGPNGAGKTTLFKMIQGLEEPDSGSIKVGDTVKISYVDQSRENIDPKKTLWEVVSDGLDYINVGQVEMPSRAYVSAFGFKGPDQQKPAGVLSGGERNRLNLALTLKQGGNLLLLDEPTNDLDVETLSSLENALLEFPGCAVVVSHDRWFLDRVATHILAYEGESKWFWFEGNFESYEKNKIERLGPDAARPHRATYKKLTRG from the coding sequence TTGGCTGAGTACATCTACACCATGCGCAAGGCGCGCAAGGCGCACGGCGACAAGGTCATCCTTGACGACGTCTCCCTGAACTTCCTGCCTGGCGCAAAGATCGGTGTTGTCGGCCCGAACGGTGCCGGTAAGTCGACGATCCTGAAGATCATGGCGGGGCTCGAGCAGCCGTCGAACGGCGACGCCTTCCTCGCGCCCGGCTACAGCGCGGGCATCCTGCTGCAGGAGCCCCCGCTGACCGAGGACAAGACCGTCCTGGAGAACGTCCAGGAGGGTGTCGCCGAGATCAAGGGCAAGCTCGACCGGTTCAACGAGATCGCCGAGCTGATGGCCACCGACTACTCGGACGCGCTGCTGGAGGAGATGGGCAAGCTCCAGGAGGAGCTGGACCACGCCGAGGCGTGGGACCTGGACGCCCAGCTCGAGCAGGCCATGGACGCGCTCGGCTGCCCGCCCGGCGACTGGCCCGTCACCAACCTCTCCGGTGGTGAGCGCCGCCGTGTCGCGCTGTGCAAGCTGCTGCTGGAGCAGCCCGACCTGCTGCTGCTCGACGAGCCCACCAACCACCTCGACGCCGAGTCGGTGAACTGGCTGGAGCAGCACCTGGCCAAGTACCCCGGCACCGTCGTGGCCGTCACCCACGACCGGTACTTCCTGGACAACGTCGCCGGGTGGATCTGCGAGGTCGACCGCGGCCGGCTGCACGGCTACGAGGGCAACTACTCGAAGTACCTGGAGACCAAGCAGACCCGTCTGAAGGTCGAGGGGCAGAAGGACGCCAAGCGCCAGAAGCGGCTCAAGGAAGAGCTGGAGTGGGTGCGGTCCAACGCCAAGGGGCGGCAGGCCAAGTCCAAGGCGCGTCTGGCCCGCTACGAGGAGATGGCCGCCGAGGCCGAGAAGATGCGGAAGCTGGACTTCGAGGAGATCCAGATCCCGCCGGGCCCGCGCCTGGGCAACGTGGTCGTGGAGATCAGCAACCTCAACAAGGCGTTCGGCGAGAAGGTCCTCATCGACGACCTGTCGTTCACGCTCCCGCGCAACGGCATCGTCGGTGTGATCGGCCCCAACGGCGCCGGCAAGACCACCCTGTTCAAGATGATCCAGGGACTGGAGGAGCCGGACTCCGGTTCGATCAAGGTCGGCGACACCGTCAAGATCTCCTACGTCGACCAGAGCCGCGAGAACATCGACCCCAAGAAGACGCTGTGGGAGGTCGTGTCCGACGGGCTCGACTACATCAACGTCGGCCAGGTCGAGATGCCCTCGCGGGCGTACGTCTCCGCGTTCGGCTTCAAGGGCCCGGACCAGCAGAAGCCGGCCGGTGTGCTCTCCGGCGGTGAGCGCAACCGGCTGAACCTGGCGCTCACCCTCAAGCAGGGCGGCAACCTGCTGCTCCTCGACGAGCCGACCAACGACCTGGACGTCGAGACGCTCTCCAGTCTGGAGAACGCCCTGCTGGAGTTCCCGGGCTGCGCCGTCGTGGTCTCCCACGACCGGTGGTTCCTCGACCGTGTCGCCACCCACATCCTCGCCTACGAGGGCGAGTCCAAGTGGTTCTGGTTCGAGGGCAACTTCGAGTCCTACGAGAAGAACAAGATCGAGCGGCTCGGCCCGGACGCGGCCCGTCCGCACCGCGCCACCTACAAGAAGCTGACCCGGGGCTGA